One Candidatus Eisenbacteria bacterium DNA segment encodes these proteins:
- the argJ gene encoding bifunctional glutamate N-acetyltransferase/amino-acid acetyltransferase ArgJ: protein MKLRRRAHAVVVPGFRFAGVRSGLKTAGPDVALIVADRPVVVAGVFTTNRTAAAPVRVTRERARNGRARAVLVHAGNANACTGAQGLRTVEVSTALVARKLGVPARAVLACATGKIGVPVPHDVLLPGVSRAVDALAIRGFPDMARAIMTTDAFPKTAVRRIRIGDRPVTVAVAGKGGGMIAPNMATLLVFAMTDARLSAGYARQTLRAAVDATLNEATVDGDTSTNDTVLLLASGAAGNPIVRGGRAGEAFGVALESALAEIAELVVLDGEGATRVVEVEVSGARSAADARRAARAIGESTLCKAAFHGADPNWGRFVCAAGYSGAAIDGERVDVTIGGVRVLQRGRPKTSAIPAAARRMRGRRVVVRLDLHLGGGRARVLASDLTPAYVRFNSAYST from the coding sequence ATGAAGCTGCGGCGCCGCGCGCACGCGGTGGTCGTCCCGGGCTTCCGCTTCGCCGGCGTCCGCTCGGGGCTGAAGACGGCCGGGCCGGACGTCGCGCTCATCGTCGCCGACCGCCCGGTGGTGGTCGCGGGCGTGTTCACGACCAACCGTACCGCAGCGGCGCCGGTGCGCGTCACGCGCGAGCGCGCGCGCAACGGCCGGGCGCGGGCGGTGCTGGTGCACGCCGGCAACGCGAACGCGTGCACCGGAGCGCAAGGCCTTCGGACCGTCGAGGTCTCGACCGCGCTCGTGGCCCGCAAGCTCGGCGTCCCGGCGCGCGCCGTGCTCGCGTGCGCGACCGGCAAGATCGGCGTGCCCGTGCCCCACGACGTGCTGCTGCCGGGCGTCAGCCGCGCCGTCGACGCGCTCGCCATCCGCGGGTTTCCGGACATGGCGCGCGCCATCATGACGACCGACGCGTTTCCGAAGACGGCAGTGCGGCGGATCCGGATCGGCGATCGGCCCGTCACCGTCGCCGTCGCGGGCAAGGGTGGCGGCATGATCGCGCCGAACATGGCGACGCTGCTGGTGTTCGCCATGACGGACGCGCGGCTGTCGGCAGGCTACGCGCGGCAGACGCTTCGCGCGGCGGTGGACGCGACGCTCAACGAGGCGACCGTCGACGGCGACACGAGCACGAACGACACGGTGCTGCTGCTCGCGAGCGGCGCGGCGGGGAACCCGATCGTGCGCGGCGGCCGCGCCGGAGAGGCGTTCGGCGTGGCGCTCGAGAGCGCGCTCGCGGAGATCGCCGAGCTGGTGGTCCTCGACGGCGAGGGAGCGACGCGGGTCGTCGAGGTCGAGGTGAGCGGGGCGCGCAGCGCCGCCGATGCACGACGGGCGGCGCGCGCGATCGGCGAGTCGACGCTCTGCAAGGCGGCCTTCCACGGCGCGGATCCGAACTGGGGGCGCTTCGTCTGCGCCGCCGGCTACAGCGGCGCCGCGATCGACGGCGAGCGCGTCGACGTCACCATCGGCGGCGTGCGTGTCCTGCAGCGCGGGCGGCCGAAGACGTCGGCGATCCCCGCTGCGGCGCGGCGCATGCGAGGCCGCCGCGTCGTCGTCCGGCTGGACCTGCACCTCGGCGGCGGGCGAGCGCGAGTGCTCGCGTCCGATCTCACGCCCGCGTACGTCCGCTTCAACAGCGCGTACAGCACGTGA